The following coding sequences lie in one Arachis stenosperma cultivar V10309 chromosome 5, arast.V10309.gnm1.PFL2, whole genome shotgun sequence genomic window:
- the LOC130982028 gene encoding tetraketide alpha-pyrone reductase 2-like, protein MPEFCVTGGTGFIAAYLIKALLEKGYTVRTTVRNPDDVEKVGFLRELSGAKERLKIFKADLLVEGNFDEAVAGVDGVFHTASPVLVPYDNNVQATLIDPCIKGTVNVLNSCIKARVKRVVLTSSCSSIRYRYDVQQVSPLNESHWTDIEYCKRYNLWYAYAKTIGEKEAWKLAKENGMDLVVVNPSFVVGPLLAPQPTSTLYMILSIVKGVREEYPNTTVGFVHINDVIAAHILAMEDAKASGRLICSSSVAHWSQIIEMLRARYPSYPFAKKCSSLEGDNNPHSMNTTKITQLGFPPFKTLEQMFDDCIQSFQKRGLL, encoded by the exons ATGCCTGAATTCTGCGTGACTGGGGGCACCGGTTTCATCGCAGCTTACCTTATCAAAGCCTTACTAGAAAAGGGTTACACTGTGAGGACCACCGTGAGAAACCCAG ATGATGTGGAGAAGGTTGGCTTTCTAAGGGAATTGAGTGGAGCTAAAGAGAGATTAAAGATTTTTAAAGCGGATTTATTGGTGGAAGGGAACTTTGATGAGGCAGTGGCAGGGGTTGATGGTGTCTTTCATACAGCATCTCCAGTGCTAGTTCCTTATGATAACAACGTTCAG GCAACTCTAATTGATCCGTGTATAAAAGGAACCGTGAATGTGCTGAATTCCTGCATCAAAGCAAGAGTTAAACGCGTTGTGCTCACCTCATCTTGCTCTTCCATAAGATACCGTTACGATGTGCAGCAAGTATCTCCTCTTAACGAGTCTCATTGGACTGATATAGAATACTGCAAACGCTACAAC CTGTGGTACGCATATGCAAAGACTATAGGGGAGAAAGAGGCTTGGAAACTTGCAAAGGAAAATGGAATGGATCTAGTTGTGGTTAATCCCTCTTTTGTTGTTGGTCCCCTGCTTGCACCACAGCCAACAAGCACATTGTACATGATTCTAAGCATCGTCAAAG GTGTGAGAGAAGAATATCCAAATACAACAGTGGGCTTTGTACACATAAATGATGTGATAGCTGCTCACATATTGGCTATGGAGGATGCCAAAGCAAGTGGCAGGCTCATTTGTTCTAGCTCAGTAGCCCATTGGTCACAAATCATTGAAATGCTTAGGGCCAGATATCCTTCCTATCCATTTGCTAAAAA GTGCAGCAGCCTGGAAGGAGACAACAACCCACATAGCATGAACACCACCAAAATTACTCAATTGGGGTTTCCTCCATTCAAAACCCTTGAACAGATGTTTGATGACTGCATCCAAAGCTTTCAAAAAAGGGGCTTGCTATGA